One window from the genome of Leuconostoc suionicum encodes:
- a CDS encoding phosphocarrier protein HPr yields MAQSKDFHIIAETGIHARPATLLVQAASKFASDVTLSYQGKDVNLKSIMGVMSLGVGQGADVTIKTEGADEEAAMTTIAEAMATEGLAE; encoded by the coding sequence ATGGCACAATCAAAAGACTTTCATATCATCGCAGAAACAGGTATTCACGCACGTCCAGCAACTTTGTTAGTACAAGCAGCTTCAAAGTTCGCTTCAGATGTTACTTTGTCATATCAAGGTAAGGATGTTAACTTGAAGTCAATCATGGGTGTAATGTCATTAGGTGTTGGTCAAGGAGCCGATGTTACTATCAAGACTGAGGGTGCTGATGAAGAAGCAGCCATGACAACAATTGCTGAAGCAATGGCTACAGAAGGACTAGCAGAATAA
- the tsaB gene encoding tRNA (adenosine(37)-N6)-threonylcarbamoyltransferase complex dimerization subunit type 1 TsaB, whose translation MKILAFDTSNQPLTVSLAENNSVKNVFTTNVARNHSIQLLPAIRDIVASENWALQDIDRVVVAQGPGSFTGLRIGVTVAKVLADTLDAELCGVSSLAILAEQVKADGLVVPLFNARNRNVFAGVYQNGVSIFAESHQPITNLFAFLESKDAPITFLGDTSEFSDEMQTLFGERAKILSPEESLPDGVGIVTLGLQETPTENIQDFNPNYLRKTQAELNWIAAHPGEDKPENYVFEI comes from the coding sequence ATGAAGATTTTAGCATTTGATACAAGTAACCAACCACTAACAGTGAGCTTGGCAGAAAATAATAGCGTAAAAAACGTTTTCACTACCAATGTAGCACGTAACCATTCCATTCAGTTGTTACCAGCAATTCGAGATATTGTGGCCTCTGAAAATTGGGCACTACAAGATATCGATCGTGTTGTTGTGGCTCAAGGGCCAGGATCGTTTACGGGATTAAGAATTGGTGTCACAGTGGCAAAAGTTTTAGCCGATACCTTGGATGCTGAATTATGTGGTGTATCTAGCTTAGCCATTTTAGCGGAACAAGTTAAAGCTGACGGGCTAGTGGTACCACTATTTAACGCCCGCAATAGAAACGTTTTTGCTGGTGTATATCAAAATGGCGTGAGTATATTTGCTGAATCTCATCAGCCAATTACAAATCTATTTGCTTTTTTGGAATCAAAGGACGCACCAATTACTTTTTTGGGTGATACCTCAGAATTTAGTGATGAAATGCAAACGCTTTTTGGTGAACGCGCAAAAATTTTGTCACCAGAAGAGAGTTTACCGGATGGGGTGGGTATTGTAACACTTGGGTTGCAAGAAACACCTACAGAAAATATTCAGGATTTTAATCCAAATTATCTACGCAAAACGCAAGCAGAGCTGAACTGGATTGCTGCTCATCCTGGTGAGGATAAACCAGAAAACTATGTTTTTGAAATTTAG
- the ptsP gene encoding phosphoenolpyruvate--protein phosphotransferase, whose product MTKNFKGIAASNGVAIAKAYLLVDPDLSFEKTTVTNVAAEQARVDDALKASSDDVKLIKAKATESLGAAEAEVFEAHLMVLADPEMSGAIKQKIEDDKVNAEQAVKEVTDMYISMFDAMTDNEYMQERAADIRDVTKRILSHLLNISLPNPALIDEEVILVSKDLTPSDTAQLDRQFVKGILTDLGGRTAHASIMARTLEIPAVVGSEKATVEVSSGDLVIVDGLTGDVIVNPDADTLATYQKKAADYFAQRAEWAKLKDEKSVSADGKEFIVGANIGAPKDMQAVLDNGSEGVGLYRTEFLYMESDHLPTEDEQFEAYKAVVEQMGDKPVTVRTMDIGGDKHLDYWKLPEEENPFLGYRAIRISLDQTDIFRTQLRALIRASAFGNLWIMFPMIATLSEFRAARKIYLEEREKLEKAGVATGEVKLGIMIEIPAAAILADKFAKEVDFFSIGTNDLIAYTMAADRGNDRVAYLYQPYNPSILRLINTVISAAHKEGKFVAMCGEMAGDPVAVPLLVGMGLDEFSMSAPSVLQTRSLMKKLNTADMKVLAEKALDVETNDEVIELVKKATK is encoded by the coding sequence ATGACGAAAAACTTCAAAGGAATCGCGGCAAGTAACGGCGTAGCAATTGCTAAAGCCTACTTGTTAGTTGATCCAGATTTGTCTTTTGAGAAGACAACAGTAACAAATGTGGCGGCTGAACAAGCACGTGTCGACGATGCTTTGAAGGCTTCTAGTGATGATGTTAAATTGATAAAGGCAAAGGCAACCGAAAGTTTAGGTGCTGCAGAGGCTGAAGTATTCGAAGCACACCTAATGGTTTTGGCTGATCCAGAAATGTCTGGTGCAATTAAACAAAAAATAGAAGATGACAAAGTTAACGCTGAGCAAGCTGTCAAAGAAGTCACAGATATGTACATCAGCATGTTTGACGCGATGACGGATAATGAATATATGCAGGAACGTGCAGCAGATATTCGTGACGTAACGAAGCGCATTTTGTCACACTTATTGAATATTTCTTTGCCCAATCCAGCATTAATTGACGAAGAAGTAATTCTTGTATCAAAGGATTTAACTCCTTCTGATACAGCACAACTAGATCGTCAGTTCGTAAAAGGTATTTTAACTGACCTTGGTGGTCGAACGGCTCATGCATCAATTATGGCACGTACATTGGAAATTCCAGCGGTGGTTGGTTCTGAAAAAGCAACAGTTGAAGTTTCTAGTGGTGATTTGGTTATTGTTGATGGCTTGACAGGTGATGTAATTGTTAATCCTGATGCCGATACACTTGCTACTTATCAAAAAAAGGCAGCCGATTATTTCGCACAACGTGCGGAATGGGCTAAATTGAAAGATGAGAAATCAGTGTCTGCTGATGGTAAAGAATTTATCGTTGGTGCTAACATTGGCGCACCAAAAGATATGCAAGCTGTTTTAGACAATGGTTCTGAAGGCGTTGGTTTGTATCGAACAGAATTCTTGTATATGGAATCTGATCATTTACCAACTGAAGATGAACAGTTTGAGGCTTACAAGGCTGTTGTCGAACAAATGGGTGACAAGCCCGTTACAGTTCGTACGATGGATATTGGTGGCGACAAACATCTTGATTATTGGAAATTACCTGAAGAAGAGAATCCGTTCTTAGGTTATCGTGCCATTCGTATTTCATTGGATCAGACTGATATTTTTCGCACGCAATTACGTGCATTGATACGGGCATCTGCGTTTGGCAACTTATGGATTATGTTCCCAATGATTGCAACACTAAGCGAATTCCGTGCTGCTAGAAAAATTTACCTTGAAGAACGTGAAAAGCTTGAAAAAGCGGGCGTGGCTACGGGTGAAGTTAAGTTGGGTATTATGATAGAAATTCCAGCTGCAGCAATTTTAGCCGATAAATTTGCCAAAGAAGTTGATTTCTTCTCTATTGGTACGAATGATTTGATTGCCTATACAATGGCTGCGGATCGTGGAAATGATCGTGTGGCGTATTTGTATCAACCTTATAATCCGTCTATCTTACGATTAATTAATACTGTGATTTCAGCTGCGCACAAAGAGGGCAAGTTTGTCGCAATGTGTGGTGAGATGGCTGGTGATCCTGTGGCAGTGCCACTATTAGTGGGTATGGGATTAGATGAGTTTTCAATGAGTGCGCCATCTGTTTTGCAAACTCGTTCCTTGATGAAAAAGCTCAACACAGCTGACATGAAAGTGTTGGCTGAAAAAGCATTGGACGTTGAAACGAACGACGAAGTGATTGAGTTAGTTAAGAAAGCAACCAAGTAA